The Paramisgurnus dabryanus chromosome 1, PD_genome_1.1, whole genome shotgun sequence genome includes a window with the following:
- the lrguk gene encoding leucine-rich repeat and guanylate kinase domain-containing protein isoform X3, translating to MTQSINTTTMENDGELREDEVSNGLSNLGPSATGLQHTYLYLSVPGRDLKNVSILCNYIHLQKLELPYNKIKDLSCVSHMPHLIILDVSHNQLTDFFGFQAPKNLKEVNFSYNQMSVMKDLSEYTSLTKLILDYNSFSAIRGLEKCEMLSHLSLAHNNISRIRGLDHLPLRELCLKGNAIQKIENLQTLRKLQVLDLSCNRIQSLSGLQKLLLLGTINLESNLISEIKEASYLQDLNLLRELNLIKNPVQDQDGYRLAVIFLLQHLTLLDQQTVTAEGKVSSLNKYDPPLEVTAARDHMTNLLYQLMQPQVIFDSTLPSLDTPYPMLVLTGPQACGKRELAHKLCQEFSDYFAYGACHTTRGPYYGEEDGLDYHFETEEEFQKMIQMGKFVQTVQYGGHWYGLSRESIERVAREGLACCVHMEVEGVYSLKKSYFEPRYVLLIPTTVDNYICCLKARGFYSNAQMETAVSRIDLYAKINREKPGFFDNVISCDDRAEAYMILKQLVQEYLGLEEQGGDTSSITPNNTSTNTTGEVLAAKAEDADLMDSYSRNYQKKIQANMNTSQTPAVSASSNRREQLIREALNGKCPGAYAELFQRSAPTAPSSLASHSRPHQGPSPIHPAGLCGPDEQHSSSEESRASSGLSMRSSAGVLSAEIPARGSEVGSGLSIEPLEMSMLGQDRGRIDSHLTPDAPRSERISPTLPSSPGRPGANSKQILPPIPSGRKSNDSGPKQ from the exons ATGACACAGTCAATAAACACCACAACAATGGAG AATGATGGTGAATTAAGGGAAGATGAGGTATCCAACGGCCTGTCTAATCTGGGACCTTCAGCAACGGGACTCCAGCACACCTACCTGTACCTCTCTGTGCCA GGGCGAGACTTGAAAAATGTCTCCATTTTATGCAATTATATCCATCTTCAAAAGCTGGAGCTTCcctacaataaaataaaag ATTTATCCTGCGTGAGTCACATGCCACACCTCATCATCCTGGATGTGTCCCACAACCAACTCACAGATTTCTTTGGGTTCCAGGCGCCAAAAAACCTCAAG GAAGTTAATTTCTCATATAACCAAATGTCAGTCATGAAGGATCTCTCGGAGTATACTTCTTTGACCAAGCTGATTCTTGACT ATAACTCATTTAGTGCTATCAGGGGGCTGGAAAAGTGTGAAATGCTCTCTCACCTCAGCCTGGCCCATAACAACATCTCACGCATTAGGGGTCTGGACCATCTGCCCCTCAGAGAGCTTTGCCTG AAGGGGAATGCGATACAAAAGATTGAAAATCTCCAGACACTACGGAAACTGCAGGTTCTAGACTTGTCCTGTAACCGGATTCAAAGCCTCTCAGGTCTCCAGAAACTCCTTCTCCTGGGAACCATCAACCTTGAGAGCAATCTG ATCAGTGAGATAAAGGAGGCCTCATATTTGCAAGACCTGAATTTGTTAAGAGAACTAAATCTCATTAAAAACCCAGTGCAG GACCAAGATGGCTACAGACTGGCTGTGATCTTCCTCCTACAGCATCTCACTCTTCTGGACCAACAAACAGTAACAGCGGAGGGGAAG GTGTCTTCTTTGAACAAGTACGACCCTCCTCTTGAGGTGACAGCAGCCCGAGATCACATGACCAACTTGCTGTACCAGCTCATGCAACCGCAGGTTATATTTGACAG TACTCTGCCCAGCCTGGACACTCCGTACCCGATGCTGGTTCTTACCGGTCCACAAGCTTGTGGGAAAAGAGAACTTGCACATAAGCTGTGTCAGGAATTCAGTGACTATTTTGCGTATGG TGCCTGCCACACCACCAGAGGGCCCTATTATGGTGAAGAAGATGGATTAGACTATCACTTTGAGACGGAGGAAGAGTTTCAAAAAATGATTCAAATG GGTAAGTTTGTCCAGACAGTGCAGTATGGAGGTCATTGGTACGGTCTGTCTCGGGAGTCTATTGAACGTGTGGCTCGCGAGGGTCTGGCCTGCTGCGTACACATGGAAGTAGAG GGAGTGTATAGCTTGAAGAAATCGTACTTTGAACCGCGTTACGTCCTGCTTATCCCAACCACTGTTGATAATTATATATGCTGTTTGAAAGCGAGAGGATTTTACAGTAATGCTCAGATGGAAACGGCTGTGTCTCGCATTGATTTGTACGCCAAGATCAACAGAGAAAAGCCTGGCTTTTTTGATAACGTCATCTCTTGTG ATGATCGTGCTGAGGCCTACATGATACTTAAGCAGCTGGTGCAGGAGTATCTTGGTTTGGAGGAACAGGGAGGAGATACCAGCTCCATCACACCTAACAACACTTCCACTA ACACAACAGGTGAGGTCCTGGCAGCCAAGGCAGAGGACGCTGACCTCATGGATTCCTACAGCAGAAACTACCAGAAAAAAATCCAGGCAAACATGAACACGTCCCAGACCCCGGCC GTATCTGCTTCATCAAACAGACGCGAGCAGCTGATTCGGGAAGCTTTGAATGGAAAGTGTCCTGGTGCTTACGCCGAGCTGTTTCAGAG GAGTGCACCAACAGCTCCATCATCATTAGCCTCTCATTCCCGGCCACACCAAGGTCCCTCCCCGATTCATCCAGCTGGCCTCTGTGGTCCTGATGAGCAGCACAGCAG TTCGGAGGAATCCCGTGCCAGTTCTGGCCTGTCCATGAGGAGCTCGGCAGGTGTGCTGTCTGCAGAGATCCCAGCCAGGGGATCAGAAGTTGGGTCAGGGCTCAGCATAGAGCCTCTGGAAATGTCTATGTTGGGACAGGACAGAG GTCGCATAGACTCACATCTAACTCCGGATGCTCCACGCTCCGAACGCATCTCTCCTACCCTCCCCTCCTCTCCCGGACGCCCCGGTGCCAACTCCAAACAGATCCTGCCCCCCATTCCATCTGGACGCAAGAGCAACGATTCTGGCCCAAAGCAGTGA
- the lrguk gene encoding leucine-rich repeat and guanylate kinase domain-containing protein isoform X1 — MTQSINTTTMENDGELREDEVSNGLSNLGPSATGLQHTYLYLSVPGRDLKNVSILCNYIHLQKLELPYNKIKDLSCVSHMPHLIILDVSHNQLTDFFGFQAPKNLKEVNFSYNQMSVMKDLSEYTSLTKLILDYNSFSAIRGLEKCEMLSHLSLAHNNISRIRGLDHLPLRELCLKGNAIQKIENLQTLRKLQVLDLSCNRIQSLSGLQKLLLLGTINLESNLISEIKEASYLQDLNLLRELNLIKNPVQDQDGYRLAVIFLLQHLTLLDQQTVTAEGKVSSLNKYDPPLEVTAARDHMTNLLYQLMQPQVIFDSTLPSLDTPYPMLVLTGPQACGKRELAHKLCQEFSDYFAYGACHTTRGPYYGEEDGLDYHFETEEEFQKMIQMGKFVQTVQYGGHWYGLSRESIERVAREGLACCVHMEVEGVYSLKKSYFEPRYVLLIPTTVDNYICCLKARGFYSNAQMETAVSRIDLYAKINREKPGFFDNVISCGGFVCSFCSPDDRAEAYMILKQLVQEYLGLEEQGGDTSSITPNNTSTNTTGEVLAAKAEDADLMDSYSRNYQKKIQANMNTSQTPAVSASSNRREQLIREALNGKCPGAYAELFQRSAPTAPSSLASHSRPHQGPSPIHPAGLCGPDEQHSSSEESRASSGLSMRSSAGVLSAEIPARGSEVGSGLSIEPLEMSMLGQDRGRIDSHLTPDAPRSERISPTLPSSPGRPGANSKQILPPIPSGRKSNDSGPKQ; from the exons ATGACACAGTCAATAAACACCACAACAATGGAG AATGATGGTGAATTAAGGGAAGATGAGGTATCCAACGGCCTGTCTAATCTGGGACCTTCAGCAACGGGACTCCAGCACACCTACCTGTACCTCTCTGTGCCA GGGCGAGACTTGAAAAATGTCTCCATTTTATGCAATTATATCCATCTTCAAAAGCTGGAGCTTCcctacaataaaataaaag ATTTATCCTGCGTGAGTCACATGCCACACCTCATCATCCTGGATGTGTCCCACAACCAACTCACAGATTTCTTTGGGTTCCAGGCGCCAAAAAACCTCAAG GAAGTTAATTTCTCATATAACCAAATGTCAGTCATGAAGGATCTCTCGGAGTATACTTCTTTGACCAAGCTGATTCTTGACT ATAACTCATTTAGTGCTATCAGGGGGCTGGAAAAGTGTGAAATGCTCTCTCACCTCAGCCTGGCCCATAACAACATCTCACGCATTAGGGGTCTGGACCATCTGCCCCTCAGAGAGCTTTGCCTG AAGGGGAATGCGATACAAAAGATTGAAAATCTCCAGACACTACGGAAACTGCAGGTTCTAGACTTGTCCTGTAACCGGATTCAAAGCCTCTCAGGTCTCCAGAAACTCCTTCTCCTGGGAACCATCAACCTTGAGAGCAATCTG ATCAGTGAGATAAAGGAGGCCTCATATTTGCAAGACCTGAATTTGTTAAGAGAACTAAATCTCATTAAAAACCCAGTGCAG GACCAAGATGGCTACAGACTGGCTGTGATCTTCCTCCTACAGCATCTCACTCTTCTGGACCAACAAACAGTAACAGCGGAGGGGAAG GTGTCTTCTTTGAACAAGTACGACCCTCCTCTTGAGGTGACAGCAGCCCGAGATCACATGACCAACTTGCTGTACCAGCTCATGCAACCGCAGGTTATATTTGACAG TACTCTGCCCAGCCTGGACACTCCGTACCCGATGCTGGTTCTTACCGGTCCACAAGCTTGTGGGAAAAGAGAACTTGCACATAAGCTGTGTCAGGAATTCAGTGACTATTTTGCGTATGG TGCCTGCCACACCACCAGAGGGCCCTATTATGGTGAAGAAGATGGATTAGACTATCACTTTGAGACGGAGGAAGAGTTTCAAAAAATGATTCAAATG GGTAAGTTTGTCCAGACAGTGCAGTATGGAGGTCATTGGTACGGTCTGTCTCGGGAGTCTATTGAACGTGTGGCTCGCGAGGGTCTGGCCTGCTGCGTACACATGGAAGTAGAG GGAGTGTATAGCTTGAAGAAATCGTACTTTGAACCGCGTTACGTCCTGCTTATCCCAACCACTGTTGATAATTATATATGCTGTTTGAAAGCGAGAGGATTTTACAGTAATGCTCAGATGGAAACGGCTGTGTCTCGCATTGATTTGTACGCCAAGATCAACAGAGAAAAGCCTGGCTTTTTTGATAACGTCATCTCTTGTG GGGGTTTTGTTTGTTCTTTTTGTTCCCCAGATGATCGTGCTGAGGCCTACATGATACTTAAGCAGCTGGTGCAGGAGTATCTTGGTTTGGAGGAACAGGGAGGAGATACCAGCTCCATCACACCTAACAACACTTCCACTA ACACAACAGGTGAGGTCCTGGCAGCCAAGGCAGAGGACGCTGACCTCATGGATTCCTACAGCAGAAACTACCAGAAAAAAATCCAGGCAAACATGAACACGTCCCAGACCCCGGCC GTATCTGCTTCATCAAACAGACGCGAGCAGCTGATTCGGGAAGCTTTGAATGGAAAGTGTCCTGGTGCTTACGCCGAGCTGTTTCAGAG GAGTGCACCAACAGCTCCATCATCATTAGCCTCTCATTCCCGGCCACACCAAGGTCCCTCCCCGATTCATCCAGCTGGCCTCTGTGGTCCTGATGAGCAGCACAGCAG TTCGGAGGAATCCCGTGCCAGTTCTGGCCTGTCCATGAGGAGCTCGGCAGGTGTGCTGTCTGCAGAGATCCCAGCCAGGGGATCAGAAGTTGGGTCAGGGCTCAGCATAGAGCCTCTGGAAATGTCTATGTTGGGACAGGACAGAG GTCGCATAGACTCACATCTAACTCCGGATGCTCCACGCTCCGAACGCATCTCTCCTACCCTCCCCTCCTCTCCCGGACGCCCCGGTGCCAACTCCAAACAGATCCTGCCCCCCATTCCATCTGGACGCAAGAGCAACGATTCTGGCCCAAAGCAGTGA
- the lrguk gene encoding leucine-rich repeat and guanylate kinase domain-containing protein isoform X2: MTQSINTTTMENDGELREDEVSNGLSNLGPSATGLQHTYLYLSVPGRDLKNVSILCNYIHLQKLELPYNKIKDLSCVSHMPHLIILDVSHNQLTDFFGFQAPKNLKEVNFSYNQMSVMKDLSEYTSLTKLILDYNSFSAIRGLEKCEMLSHLSLAHNNISRIRGLDHLPLRELCLKGNAIQKIENLQTLRKLQVLDLSCNRIQSLSGLQKLLLLGTINLESNLISEIKEASYLQDLNLLRELNLIKNPVQDQDGYRLAVIFLLQHLTLLDQQTVTAEGKYDPPLEVTAARDHMTNLLYQLMQPQVIFDSTLPSLDTPYPMLVLTGPQACGKRELAHKLCQEFSDYFAYGACHTTRGPYYGEEDGLDYHFETEEEFQKMIQMGKFVQTVQYGGHWYGLSRESIERVAREGLACCVHMEVEGVYSLKKSYFEPRYVLLIPTTVDNYICCLKARGFYSNAQMETAVSRIDLYAKINREKPGFFDNVISCGGFVCSFCSPDDRAEAYMILKQLVQEYLGLEEQGGDTSSITPNNTSTNTTGEVLAAKAEDADLMDSYSRNYQKKIQANMNTSQTPAVSASSNRREQLIREALNGKCPGAYAELFQRSAPTAPSSLASHSRPHQGPSPIHPAGLCGPDEQHSSSEESRASSGLSMRSSAGVLSAEIPARGSEVGSGLSIEPLEMSMLGQDRGRIDSHLTPDAPRSERISPTLPSSPGRPGANSKQILPPIPSGRKSNDSGPKQ, encoded by the exons ATGACACAGTCAATAAACACCACAACAATGGAG AATGATGGTGAATTAAGGGAAGATGAGGTATCCAACGGCCTGTCTAATCTGGGACCTTCAGCAACGGGACTCCAGCACACCTACCTGTACCTCTCTGTGCCA GGGCGAGACTTGAAAAATGTCTCCATTTTATGCAATTATATCCATCTTCAAAAGCTGGAGCTTCcctacaataaaataaaag ATTTATCCTGCGTGAGTCACATGCCACACCTCATCATCCTGGATGTGTCCCACAACCAACTCACAGATTTCTTTGGGTTCCAGGCGCCAAAAAACCTCAAG GAAGTTAATTTCTCATATAACCAAATGTCAGTCATGAAGGATCTCTCGGAGTATACTTCTTTGACCAAGCTGATTCTTGACT ATAACTCATTTAGTGCTATCAGGGGGCTGGAAAAGTGTGAAATGCTCTCTCACCTCAGCCTGGCCCATAACAACATCTCACGCATTAGGGGTCTGGACCATCTGCCCCTCAGAGAGCTTTGCCTG AAGGGGAATGCGATACAAAAGATTGAAAATCTCCAGACACTACGGAAACTGCAGGTTCTAGACTTGTCCTGTAACCGGATTCAAAGCCTCTCAGGTCTCCAGAAACTCCTTCTCCTGGGAACCATCAACCTTGAGAGCAATCTG ATCAGTGAGATAAAGGAGGCCTCATATTTGCAAGACCTGAATTTGTTAAGAGAACTAAATCTCATTAAAAACCCAGTGCAG GACCAAGATGGCTACAGACTGGCTGTGATCTTCCTCCTACAGCATCTCACTCTTCTGGACCAACAAACAGTAACAGCGGAGGGGAAG TACGACCCTCCTCTTGAGGTGACAGCAGCCCGAGATCACATGACCAACTTGCTGTACCAGCTCATGCAACCGCAGGTTATATTTGACAG TACTCTGCCCAGCCTGGACACTCCGTACCCGATGCTGGTTCTTACCGGTCCACAAGCTTGTGGGAAAAGAGAACTTGCACATAAGCTGTGTCAGGAATTCAGTGACTATTTTGCGTATGG TGCCTGCCACACCACCAGAGGGCCCTATTATGGTGAAGAAGATGGATTAGACTATCACTTTGAGACGGAGGAAGAGTTTCAAAAAATGATTCAAATG GGTAAGTTTGTCCAGACAGTGCAGTATGGAGGTCATTGGTACGGTCTGTCTCGGGAGTCTATTGAACGTGTGGCTCGCGAGGGTCTGGCCTGCTGCGTACACATGGAAGTAGAG GGAGTGTATAGCTTGAAGAAATCGTACTTTGAACCGCGTTACGTCCTGCTTATCCCAACCACTGTTGATAATTATATATGCTGTTTGAAAGCGAGAGGATTTTACAGTAATGCTCAGATGGAAACGGCTGTGTCTCGCATTGATTTGTACGCCAAGATCAACAGAGAAAAGCCTGGCTTTTTTGATAACGTCATCTCTTGTG GGGGTTTTGTTTGTTCTTTTTGTTCCCCAGATGATCGTGCTGAGGCCTACATGATACTTAAGCAGCTGGTGCAGGAGTATCTTGGTTTGGAGGAACAGGGAGGAGATACCAGCTCCATCACACCTAACAACACTTCCACTA ACACAACAGGTGAGGTCCTGGCAGCCAAGGCAGAGGACGCTGACCTCATGGATTCCTACAGCAGAAACTACCAGAAAAAAATCCAGGCAAACATGAACACGTCCCAGACCCCGGCC GTATCTGCTTCATCAAACAGACGCGAGCAGCTGATTCGGGAAGCTTTGAATGGAAAGTGTCCTGGTGCTTACGCCGAGCTGTTTCAGAG GAGTGCACCAACAGCTCCATCATCATTAGCCTCTCATTCCCGGCCACACCAAGGTCCCTCCCCGATTCATCCAGCTGGCCTCTGTGGTCCTGATGAGCAGCACAGCAG TTCGGAGGAATCCCGTGCCAGTTCTGGCCTGTCCATGAGGAGCTCGGCAGGTGTGCTGTCTGCAGAGATCCCAGCCAGGGGATCAGAAGTTGGGTCAGGGCTCAGCATAGAGCCTCTGGAAATGTCTATGTTGGGACAGGACAGAG GTCGCATAGACTCACATCTAACTCCGGATGCTCCACGCTCCGAACGCATCTCTCCTACCCTCCCCTCCTCTCCCGGACGCCCCGGTGCCAACTCCAAACAGATCCTGCCCCCCATTCCATCTGGACGCAAGAGCAACGATTCTGGCCCAAAGCAGTGA
- the lrguk gene encoding leucine-rich repeat and guanylate kinase domain-containing protein isoform X4, with the protein MTQSINTTTMENDGELREDEVSNGLSNLGPSATGLQHTYLYLSVPGRDLKNVSILCNYIHLQKLELPYNKIKDLSCVSHMPHLIILDVSHNQLTDFFGFQAPKNLKEVNFSYNQMSVMKDLSEYTSLTKLILDYNSFSAIRGLEKCEMLSHLSLAHNNISRIRGLDHLPLRELCLKGNAIQKIENLQTLRKLQVLDLSCNRIQSLSGLQKLLLLGTINLESNLISEIKEASYLQDLNLLRELNLIKNPVQDQDGYRLAVIFLLQHLTLLDQQTVTAEGKVSSLNKYDPPLEVTAARDHMTNLLYQLMQPQVIFDSTLPSLDTPYPMLVLTGPQACGKRELAHKLCQEFSDYFAYGACHTTRGPYYGEEDGLDYHFETEEEFQKMIQMGKFVQTVQYGGHWYGLSRESIERVAREGLACCVHMEVEGVYSLKKSYFEPRYVLLIPTTVDNYICCLKARGFYSNAQMETAVSRIDLYAKINREKPGFFDNVISCGGFVCSFCSPDDRAEAYMILKQLVQEYLGLEEQGGDTSSITPNNTSTNTTGEVLAAKAEDADLMDSYSRNYQKKIQANMNTSQTPATRAADSGSFEWKVSWCLRRAVSEECTNSSIIISLSFPATPRSLPDSSSWPLWS; encoded by the exons ATGACACAGTCAATAAACACCACAACAATGGAG AATGATGGTGAATTAAGGGAAGATGAGGTATCCAACGGCCTGTCTAATCTGGGACCTTCAGCAACGGGACTCCAGCACACCTACCTGTACCTCTCTGTGCCA GGGCGAGACTTGAAAAATGTCTCCATTTTATGCAATTATATCCATCTTCAAAAGCTGGAGCTTCcctacaataaaataaaag ATTTATCCTGCGTGAGTCACATGCCACACCTCATCATCCTGGATGTGTCCCACAACCAACTCACAGATTTCTTTGGGTTCCAGGCGCCAAAAAACCTCAAG GAAGTTAATTTCTCATATAACCAAATGTCAGTCATGAAGGATCTCTCGGAGTATACTTCTTTGACCAAGCTGATTCTTGACT ATAACTCATTTAGTGCTATCAGGGGGCTGGAAAAGTGTGAAATGCTCTCTCACCTCAGCCTGGCCCATAACAACATCTCACGCATTAGGGGTCTGGACCATCTGCCCCTCAGAGAGCTTTGCCTG AAGGGGAATGCGATACAAAAGATTGAAAATCTCCAGACACTACGGAAACTGCAGGTTCTAGACTTGTCCTGTAACCGGATTCAAAGCCTCTCAGGTCTCCAGAAACTCCTTCTCCTGGGAACCATCAACCTTGAGAGCAATCTG ATCAGTGAGATAAAGGAGGCCTCATATTTGCAAGACCTGAATTTGTTAAGAGAACTAAATCTCATTAAAAACCCAGTGCAG GACCAAGATGGCTACAGACTGGCTGTGATCTTCCTCCTACAGCATCTCACTCTTCTGGACCAACAAACAGTAACAGCGGAGGGGAAG GTGTCTTCTTTGAACAAGTACGACCCTCCTCTTGAGGTGACAGCAGCCCGAGATCACATGACCAACTTGCTGTACCAGCTCATGCAACCGCAGGTTATATTTGACAG TACTCTGCCCAGCCTGGACACTCCGTACCCGATGCTGGTTCTTACCGGTCCACAAGCTTGTGGGAAAAGAGAACTTGCACATAAGCTGTGTCAGGAATTCAGTGACTATTTTGCGTATGG TGCCTGCCACACCACCAGAGGGCCCTATTATGGTGAAGAAGATGGATTAGACTATCACTTTGAGACGGAGGAAGAGTTTCAAAAAATGATTCAAATG GGTAAGTTTGTCCAGACAGTGCAGTATGGAGGTCATTGGTACGGTCTGTCTCGGGAGTCTATTGAACGTGTGGCTCGCGAGGGTCTGGCCTGCTGCGTACACATGGAAGTAGAG GGAGTGTATAGCTTGAAGAAATCGTACTTTGAACCGCGTTACGTCCTGCTTATCCCAACCACTGTTGATAATTATATATGCTGTTTGAAAGCGAGAGGATTTTACAGTAATGCTCAGATGGAAACGGCTGTGTCTCGCATTGATTTGTACGCCAAGATCAACAGAGAAAAGCCTGGCTTTTTTGATAACGTCATCTCTTGTG GGGGTTTTGTTTGTTCTTTTTGTTCCCCAGATGATCGTGCTGAGGCCTACATGATACTTAAGCAGCTGGTGCAGGAGTATCTTGGTTTGGAGGAACAGGGAGGAGATACCAGCTCCATCACACCTAACAACACTTCCACTA ACACAACAGGTGAGGTCCTGGCAGCCAAGGCAGAGGACGCTGACCTCATGGATTCCTACAGCAGAAACTACCAGAAAAAAATCCAGGCAAACATGAACACGTCCCAGACCCCGGCC ACGCGAGCAGCTGATTCGGGAAGCTTTGAATGGAAAGTGTCCTGGTGCTTACGCCGAGCTGTTTCAGAG GAGTGCACCAACAGCTCCATCATCATTAGCCTCTCATTCCCGGCCACACCAAGGTCCCTCCCCGATTCATCCAGCTGGCCTCTGTGGTCCTGA